A stretch of Acidobacteriota bacterium DNA encodes these proteins:
- a CDS encoding carboxypeptidase regulatory-like domain-containing protein has protein sequence MNLVRQMLLTLLCGFLTTLTVWAQDTVTGAFEGTVTNSQTGDPIAGATAEITNIETGITLTKLTDARGRFYQGLLTPGVYRIRVSQTGYQTQEVLQRLQIARTGEVVPVPVSLEPATAVPATPTQPNQPAQPTTPPTAGQPVPRTAPPGATPTPPTPTGTTPPATAAAVSEVRASINTLDGQRSGSFNETQLTLLPLGGVTLTRTFDELALLLPGVAPAPPTLGVAAGPGQGAGVGTSGQFAVNGLRSRGNNFTVDGSDNNDEDIGVRRQGFTALVPQTVESVREYQTITLLAPAQFGRNLGGNVNAVSRTGGSQMHGNAYGFFNASQLNARNPFDTANGAATTPLTSASNQRVILRQLVNGTVRNDPITVTNQSGGQDSFTLGHLGAVLGGPIVKQKTFYFFSYEKQLINATQEESFAVPTVEQRGAFGSGATGIARDPFSNSTASIRVRPVGFNAPIIFSLFPFANNPQGVYGRNTFTQTLPANARGNVFSAKLEHNFKLAERTQSATGRYNLTDDQRTIPVTGGALFSALKPRVRAQNFSFFFNSQVSAPNAATEKFNQVRLSYGRTRLQFDEVRDNQFLLPASTPFLLNAPVLTNITTPSTATAPDIVYLLERPDFAADFPLGQVNVAGFAPLGVDVYNFPQRRVNNTYQLADVFTLRHGDHNLAFGLDTRRSELNSELPRVARTLVNYNGGPRLVNEGGSVRLPTATDPTPFLRAEDLVALDAPSAFFLTLDTAGIGANIGLRYYQRDFFGQDDWKLRPNLSLSFGLRYEYNTPPHEVHDLIERTFNDPALNQVPALRTFIGGRTEIFEPDRNNFAPRFGLAYSPKLFGRDRVTVFRGGYGVFYDQALGAVVSQSRNVFPTFLTLNFGGFRVANTNGQITFNSPARFSFLNGQPLVKPGTLNQLNPAVGLTATLNYLNGVGTSGGQAFPDALGLTLPTRNFETPLAHHYSFAVEQQLNANATISAAYVGTLGRNLLRFTSPNRGASAVVAPLSLVAGGVPAINGRLLAPTRPVSGAGAVYLYAAAAQSRYDSLQVQMHGRLQRGLQYQLAYTYAHAVDDVSDVFDLAGASALSQNSLALDERGAANFDVRHRFSTYYIYDFSTLSSHWLLRGLQLAGTGQFNTGPPFTVNSLFDINLDGNLTDRLDTLSGIARTGEGRQPLRLQTENTVSLLAPLGRDGRIGRNTFRAGGLAVVDLAVIKQFQFAGRKLGVRTEFFNLFNRANFGIPVRWLEAPGFGLATRTVTPARRIQFALKYEF, from the coding sequence ATGAACTTAGTTCGGCAAATGCTCTTGACCCTGCTTTGCGGCTTCCTCACAACGCTCACCGTATGGGCGCAAGACACGGTCACAGGCGCCTTTGAAGGCACCGTCACCAACAGCCAGACCGGCGACCCCATCGCGGGTGCAACCGCCGAAATCACCAATATCGAAACTGGCATCACCCTCACCAAACTGACCGATGCGCGCGGGCGCTTTTATCAGGGCCTGCTTACGCCCGGCGTCTACCGCATTCGCGTCTCGCAAACCGGTTATCAAACCCAGGAAGTCTTGCAGCGTTTGCAAATTGCCCGCACCGGCGAAGTCGTCCCGGTTCCCGTTAGCCTCGAACCCGCCACAGCCGTTCCGGCAACCCCAACCCAACCGAATCAACCGGCGCAGCCCACGACACCGCCAACTGCGGGCCAACCCGTGCCGCGCACTGCGCCGCCGGGCGCAACACCAACGCCACCCACGCCAACGGGCACGACACCGCCCGCCACGGCGGCGGCGGTCAGCGAAGTGCGCGCTTCGATCAATACGCTGGACGGACAACGTAGCGGCTCGTTCAATGAAACCCAACTCACCTTGCTGCCGCTGGGCGGCGTGACGTTGACGCGCACCTTTGATGAGTTGGCGTTGTTGCTGCCTGGCGTTGCGCCTGCGCCGCCGACCTTGGGCGTAGCGGCAGGCCCCGGCCAGGGCGCGGGCGTGGGCACGTCGGGGCAATTCGCCGTCAATGGGCTTCGTTCACGCGGCAACAATTTCACGGTTGACGGTTCGGACAATAACGACGAAGACATCGGCGTGCGGCGGCAGGGCTTCACGGCGCTGGTGCCGCAAACTGTCGAATCGGTGCGCGAATACCAAACCATCACCCTGCTCGCGCCCGCTCAGTTCGGGCGCAACCTGGGCGGCAACGTCAATGCCGTCTCCAGAACCGGCGGCAGCCAGATGCACGGCAATGCTTATGGCTTTTTCAACGCCAGCCAACTAAATGCCCGCAATCCGTTTGATACGGCGAATGGCGCGGCCACCACGCCTTTAACGTCAGCCAGCAATCAGCGCGTGATCCTGCGCCAGTTGGTGAACGGCACGGTGCGCAACGATCCGATCACGGTGACCAATCAGAGCGGCGGTCAGGATTCGTTTACGCTCGGTCATTTGGGCGCGGTGCTGGGCGGCCCCATCGTCAAGCAGAAGACCTTTTACTTTTTCTCTTACGAAAAACAGCTCATCAACGCGACGCAGGAAGAAAGCTTTGCGGTGCCGACGGTCGAGCAACGCGGCGCCTTTGGCAGCGGCGCGACGGGCATTGCGCGCGACCCCTTCAGCAACAGCACGGCCAGCATTCGCGTGCGCCCAGTAGGTTTTAACGCGCCAATTATTTTCAGCCTGTTCCCTTTCGCCAATAATCCGCAAGGCGTTTATGGCCGCAACACCTTCACGCAAACGTTGCCGGCGAACGCGCGCGGCAATGTGTTTTCGGCCAAGCTCGAGCACAACTTCAAACTCGCTGAACGCACACAGAGCGCGACGGGCCGTTACAATTTGACCGATGACCAGCGCACCATTCCGGTGACGGGCGGCGCGCTCTTTTCGGCGCTCAAGCCGCGTGTGCGGGCGCAGAATTTTTCCTTCTTTTTCAACAGCCAGGTCAGCGCGCCCAACGCCGCGACCGAGAAATTCAATCAAGTGCGGCTTTCGTATGGACGCACGCGCTTGCAGTTTGATGAAGTGCGCGACAATCAATTCCTGTTACCCGCCAGCACGCCATTTCTGTTGAACGCGCCGGTGCTGACTAACATCACGACGCCCTCGACGGCCACCGCACCCGACATCGTTTATCTGCTCGAACGGCCCGACTTCGCGGCGGATTTTCCGCTGGGGCAGGTCAATGTCGCGGGGTTTGCGCCGCTGGGCGTGGATGTCTACAACTTCCCCCAACGCCGGGTGAACAACACCTATCAACTCGCGGATGTTTTCACGCTGCGGCACGGCGATCACAATCTGGCGTTTGGCCTGGACACGCGGCGCAGCGAATTGAACAGCGAATTGCCGCGCGTGGCGCGCACGCTGGTCAATTACAACGGCGGGCCGCGTTTGGTGAATGAAGGCGGCAGCGTGCGCTTGCCAACCGCCACTGACCCCACGCCGTTTTTGCGCGCCGAAGATTTGGTGGCGCTTGATGCGCCCAGCGCGTTTTTCCTGACGCTCGACACGGCGGGCATTGGCGCGAATATCGGGCTGCGTTATTACCAGCGCGACTTTTTCGGACAGGATGATTGGAAGCTGCGTCCCAATCTTTCGCTCTCGTTCGGCCTGCGTTACGAATACAACACGCCGCCCCACGAGGTGCACGACTTGATCGAACGCACCTTCAACGACCCGGCATTGAATCAAGTCCCCGCCTTGCGCACGTTCATTGGCGGGCGCACCGAAATCTTTGAACCGGATCGCAACAACTTTGCGCCACGCTTCGGGCTGGCCTACTCGCCCAAGCTGTTCGGGCGCGACCGGGTGACGGTTTTTCGGGGCGGTTACGGCGTCTTTTACGATCAGGCGCTGGGCGCGGTGGTCAGCCAATCGCGCAACGTGTTCCCCACGTTTTTGACGCTCAACTTTGGCGGCTTCCGCGTTGCCAATACCAACGGGCAGATCACGTTCAATTCGCCCGCGCGTTTCTCGTTCCTCAATGGGCAGCCCCTCGTCAAACCGGGCACGCTCAATCAACTCAACCCGGCGGTGGGTTTGACCGCGACGCTCAATTATTTGAACGGCGTGGGCACATCCGGCGGCCAGGCCTTCCCCGATGCGCTGGGCCTGACCTTGCCGACGCGCAATTTTGAGACGCCGCTGGCGCACCACTATTCCTTTGCCGTCGAACAGCAACTCAACGCGAATGCCACCATCTCTGCCGCCTATGTGGGCACGTTGGGGCGCAACTTGCTGCGGTTCACTTCCCCCAATCGCGGCGCAAGCGCGGTGGTCGCGCCGTTGAGTTTGGTGGCAGGCGGTGTGCCCGCGATCAATGGCCGCTTGCTGGCGCCCACACGCCCTGTCAGCGGCGCGGGTGCGGTGTATCTGTACGCAGCGGCGGCGCAATCGCGCTATGACTCGTTGCAAGTGCAAATGCACGGACGTTTGCAGCGCGGCTTGCAATACCAGTTGGCGTACACCTATGCGCACGCGGTGGATGATGTGTCGGATGTCTTTGATCTGGCGGGGGCTTCGGCACTGTCGCAAAACAGTCTGGCGTTGGATGAACGCGGGGCGGCCAATTTCGATGTGCGGCACCGTTTCAGCACCTATTACATCTACGACTTTTCGACGTTGAGCAGTCATTGGTTGTTGCGTGGTTTGCAACTGGCGGGCACAGGGCAATTCAACACCGGGCCGCCCTTCACGGTGAATAGCCTTTTCGACATCAACCTCGACGGCAATTTGACCGACCGCTTGGACACACTTAGCGGGATCGCGCGCACGGGCGAGGGCCGCCAGCCGTTGCGGTTGCAAACTGAAAATACTGTTAGCCTGCTCGCGCCGCTGGGACGTGATGGCCGCATCGGGCGCAACACCTTCCGTGCAGGCGGCTTGGCCGTCGTTGACTTGGCGGTGATCAAACAGTTTCAATTTGCCGGGCGAAAGCTGGGCGTGCGCACGGAGTTTTTCAATCTGTTCAATCGCGCGAATTTCGGCATCCCGGTGCGTTGGCTCGAAGCCCCCGGGTTTGGGCTGGCGACGCGCACTGTCACGCCGGCGCGACGCATTCAGTTTGCATTGAAGTATGAGTTCTAG